A window from Phaeocystidibacter marisrubri encodes these proteins:
- the gpmI gene encoding 2,3-bisphosphoglycerate-independent phosphoglycerate mutase, with protein sequence MLMILDGWGIAKDPSVSAIDKANTPFVDSLYTKYPNNRIEASSLDVGLPEGQMGNSEVGHMNLGAGRVVFQDLVRINNEVDNGGLAANPELIAAFEHAEQHQSKVHLIGLLSDGGVHSHIKHLKGLLSAASERGLHKVFVHAFTDGRDTDPKGGKKYVEELENHMAKTTGHIASIVGRYFAMDRDNRWERVKKAYDLMVHGTGESYAMPAKALEDSYANGVTDEFIEPVVITRSGQPLATIGPNDVVICFNFRTDRGRQITQALTQRAFPEQNMEPLDIYYVTMARYDDTFKGVHVLYEKENLTETLGEVLEKAGKKQIRIAETEKYPHVTFFFSGGRETEFEGEKRLLCPSPKVATYDLQPEMSAADIRDAILPELESGEADFICLNFANPDMVGHTGSMEAAIKACETVDSCAQAVVEAGLKNDYTFIILADHGNADCMINPDGSPNTAHTTQPVPVFLVGNDVDSYKLSTGKLGDIAPTLLELMQIEQPSAMTGKSLISK encoded by the coding sequence ATGCTTATGATTCTAGACGGATGGGGTATTGCAAAAGACCCATCTGTTTCTGCTATTGACAAAGCGAATACTCCCTTTGTAGATAGCCTGTACACGAAATATCCAAACAACCGAATTGAAGCCTCTAGCCTGGATGTTGGTCTTCCCGAAGGCCAAATGGGAAACTCTGAGGTGGGACACATGAATCTCGGCGCAGGACGAGTGGTATTTCAAGACCTCGTTCGCATCAACAACGAAGTGGACAATGGCGGTCTTGCCGCAAATCCTGAACTCATCGCAGCCTTCGAACACGCCGAACAGCATCAGAGCAAAGTTCACCTCATCGGACTTCTAAGTGATGGCGGCGTTCACAGTCATATTAAGCATTTAAAGGGCCTTCTCAGCGCAGCTTCAGAGCGAGGTTTGCACAAGGTATTTGTTCACGCTTTTACAGACGGTAGAGATACCGACCCGAAAGGTGGGAAGAAGTACGTGGAAGAACTCGAGAACCATATGGCAAAAACTACAGGCCATATTGCCAGCATTGTAGGAAGATATTTCGCGATGGATCGCGACAACCGTTGGGAGCGCGTAAAGAAAGCCTACGACCTCATGGTTCACGGCACAGGTGAGAGCTACGCTATGCCAGCCAAGGCTTTGGAAGACAGTTATGCCAATGGTGTAACCGACGAATTTATTGAACCTGTTGTGATAACCCGGAGTGGACAGCCATTGGCTACCATTGGCCCCAACGACGTTGTCATCTGTTTCAATTTTAGAACAGATAGAGGTCGACAAATTACACAAGCGCTTACCCAAAGAGCGTTTCCAGAACAGAACATGGAGCCCTTGGACATCTATTATGTGACCATGGCTCGATACGATGACACCTTTAAAGGTGTTCACGTTCTCTACGAGAAAGAAAATCTCACCGAAACACTCGGAGAGGTTCTCGAAAAGGCGGGTAAAAAACAAATCCGGATTGCAGAAACAGAGAAGTATCCTCACGTAACCTTCTTCTTTTCCGGCGGTAGAGAAACGGAGTTCGAAGGAGAAAAACGCCTACTTTGCCCTTCTCCAAAGGTGGCTACCTACGACCTCCAGCCTGAGATGAGTGCCGCAGATATTCGCGATGCTATCCTTCCCGAATTGGAAAGTGGTGAGGCCGATTTCATCTGTCTCAACTTTGCCAATCCAGATATGGTAGGTCATACAGGTAGTATGGAGGCCGCAATCAAAGCGTGTGAAACGGTAGACAGTTGTGCTCAAGCTGTTGTGGAAGCTGGGTTGAAGAACGATTACACCTTCATTATCCTAGCGGATCACGGAAATGCTGATTGTATGATCAATCCAGATGGATCTCCGAATACGGCGCACACCACTCAACCCGTACCTGTTTTCCTTGTTGGGAATGATGTGGATAGTTATAAATTGAGTACCGGTAAACTGGGGGACATCGCTCCTACCCTCTTAGAATTGATGCAAATTGAACAGCCTAGCGCTATGACCGGCAAAAGCTTAATATCCAAATGA
- a CDS encoding BT0820 family HAD-type phosphatase, protein MIPKSLIIAVDFDGTIVEDAYPKIGKPMLFAFETLKQLEKDGHRLILWTYRNGRKLDHAVEFCKENGIEFYAVNKSYPNEDPTDKDVPRKLNADIFIDDRNVGGFPGWGELYQMISNRELEVKTKKKKGLFGLGR, encoded by the coding sequence ATGATTCCAAAGTCCTTAATCATTGCGGTTGACTTCGACGGAACCATTGTTGAAGACGCCTATCCAAAGATTGGCAAACCTATGTTGTTTGCTTTCGAAACGCTGAAACAACTCGAAAAAGACGGTCATCGTCTCATCCTATGGACCTACAGAAACGGAAGGAAACTAGACCATGCCGTTGAATTTTGCAAAGAGAATGGGATTGAGTTCTACGCGGTGAACAAGAGTTATCCGAACGAAGACCCCACCGACAAAGATGTTCCTCGCAAATTGAACGCCGACATTTTTATTGACGATAGAAATGTGGGCGGATTCCCGGGCTGGGGAGAACTTTACCAGATGATTTCTAACCGTGAGTTAGAAGTGAAAACTAAAAAGAAAAAAGGCCTTTTTGGTCTTGGCAGATAA
- the map gene encoding type I methionyl aminopeptidase, with amino-acid sequence MIIYKSKEEIELMRESAQIVSRTLGVVAKEIKPGVTPLYLDKLAEDYIRSQGAEPGFLGMYDFPNTLCMSKNEVVVHGYPDNEPLREGDTISVDCGALKNGYYGDHAFTFAVGEVKPEVKKLLDVTLESLYLGIEQMRAGNRLEDIGWAIQQHAEAHGYGVVRDLVGHGIGKTMHEDPQVPNYGRRGRGKKLQEGLVLAIEPMINMGTHRVAYLKDGWTIVSGDRKHSAHFEHDVAIVDGKPDVLSTFDYVYEALGLPAEDFKVPLTR; translated from the coding sequence ATGATTATTTATAAGTCGAAAGAAGAAATTGAATTGATGCGTGAAAGCGCTCAAATCGTATCGAGAACCTTGGGTGTGGTTGCAAAGGAAATCAAGCCAGGTGTAACTCCACTCTATCTCGATAAACTAGCGGAAGACTACATCCGAAGCCAAGGTGCAGAACCTGGATTTCTGGGTATGTACGACTTCCCTAACACCCTTTGCATGAGCAAAAACGAAGTAGTTGTTCACGGGTATCCGGATAACGAACCACTGCGTGAAGGAGACACCATCTCTGTAGATTGTGGGGCCCTAAAGAATGGTTATTACGGCGATCACGCCTTCACATTTGCCGTGGGCGAAGTGAAGCCTGAGGTGAAAAAATTACTTGATGTCACCTTGGAATCTCTCTACTTGGGAATTGAGCAAATGAGAGCTGGAAATCGCTTGGAAGATATCGGATGGGCCATTCAGCAACACGCGGAAGCGCATGGTTACGGTGTTGTTCGAGACTTGGTTGGACATGGTATTGGAAAAACCATGCACGAAGATCCGCAGGTTCCGAATTACGGAAGACGTGGCAGAGGAAAGAAACTTCAAGAAGGATTGGTTCTAGCCATTGAACCGATGATCAACATGGGTACTCATCGTGTGGCTTACTTGAAAGATGGTTGGACGATTGTTTCGGGCGATAGAAAACACTCGGCTCACTTTGAACACGATGTGGCTATTGTGGATGGAAAACCAGATGTACTGTCCACTTTTGACTATGTTTACGAAGCATTAGGCCTTCCTGCTGAAGATTTCAAAGTACCACTCACACGATGA
- a CDS encoding class I SAM-dependent methyltransferase — MIKFALKYIPRPWLIRLSYVVQFFAPVLYGGSRFVDPIDGKGYRKFLPYGYGGNIRENALSPGTNSLERHRLMWLYLKRESDFFTQPKKVLHVAPEQCFYGRFRKMSNLDYTTADLDSPIADISMDIHDIPFEENTFDVVFCNHVLEHVDDDQQCMRELCRVLKPGGMAIMQVPYIPNQEVTVEDPSITDPAERERLFGQYDHVRKYGKDYADRLKNAGFKVTKVDFSEILPSEEFDKYRLPKGEPLYVCSK; from the coding sequence ATGATTAAGTTCGCGCTCAAGTATATTCCAAGACCCTGGCTCATCCGGTTGAGTTATGTGGTTCAGTTTTTCGCCCCAGTTCTCTATGGTGGTTCTCGATTTGTAGACCCCATTGACGGCAAGGGATATAGAAAGTTCCTCCCGTACGGTTACGGAGGCAATATTCGCGAAAACGCCCTTTCACCTGGTACCAATAGCTTGGAACGCCACCGCTTAATGTGGCTCTACTTAAAGCGCGAGTCCGACTTCTTCACTCAGCCTAAAAAAGTGCTACACGTTGCACCAGAGCAGTGCTTCTATGGAAGGTTCAGAAAAATGTCAAATTTGGATTACACGACGGCTGACTTAGATTCACCGATCGCGGATATCTCCATGGACATTCACGATATTCCATTCGAGGAAAATACATTTGACGTGGTTTTTTGCAACCATGTTTTGGAACACGTAGACGACGATCAACAGTGCATGCGCGAGCTTTGTCGGGTTCTAAAGCCAGGAGGAATGGCCATTATGCAAGTGCCATATATCCCCAATCAAGAGGTTACAGTGGAAGATCCAAGCATTACTGATCCCGCTGAAAGAGAACGACTATTCGGTCAGTACGACCATGTTCGCAAGTACGGAAAAGACTATGCGGATCGTCTGAAAAATGCAGGGTTCAAAGTTACAAAGGTGGATTTCTCCGAAATTCTTCCATCTGAGGAATTCGATAAGTATCGCCTTCCAAAAGGAGAACCTCTCTACGTTTGTAGCAAGTAA
- a CDS encoding tetratricopeptide repeat protein, with protein MDKKLKQAHELIFTLKFDSAETILNSYEKDHPNQQTTSYLRFNLFFLRHFVDEDEAAFTKDKRKMLDWLEVVKDGDESSPYYHLYVGEMKFEMAALELKFGRMFSGAQYALGALSSMEDGQEEYPDFVPLKVGAGVLNVAIGSVPDNYRFLTSMLGYSGDLELGLQLLRESTQVSEQPQWSYLKTKNVFVYVYVAQQLNPNVKLSVKSYGLDPHTNPLLAYLESRLLQKEGDMDELIDMLLDVRAIPGVHDFPYLVYTLGRAKLTRGDEDANLHLLSYLQMNKGVNYNKSTLRFLSWYYRLRGQNARMELYRSRVLEEGTASVGADLEALRECEVEPIALELLKARLAFDSGQHQKVLRMLKGKESQICRTQNDHMEFHYRLGRSYEQLEDVKNAITSLTNAIKYTIEPITVNRVYSELHLALLYEQTKEFVKAREHYENVLEFDDYPWYEGTQQKAKAGLERLD; from the coding sequence ATGGATAAGAAGCTGAAGCAAGCGCATGAATTGATTTTTACTCTCAAGTTTGACAGTGCAGAAACCATTCTCAATTCGTACGAGAAGGATCACCCCAATCAGCAAACAACTTCCTACTTAAGGTTCAATTTATTTTTCCTTCGCCATTTTGTGGATGAAGATGAGGCGGCGTTTACTAAGGATAAGCGCAAGATGTTGGATTGGTTAGAGGTAGTGAAAGATGGAGATGAATCAAGCCCGTATTATCACCTCTACGTTGGTGAAATGAAGTTCGAAATGGCCGCTCTGGAACTGAAGTTCGGGAGGATGTTTAGCGGTGCCCAGTATGCCCTAGGAGCGCTGAGTTCCATGGAGGATGGTCAAGAAGAGTATCCTGATTTTGTTCCCTTAAAAGTGGGTGCTGGAGTATTAAATGTCGCCATTGGAAGTGTTCCCGATAATTATCGATTTCTGACATCCATGTTGGGATATTCGGGTGATCTAGAATTGGGTCTTCAATTGTTGAGAGAATCAACCCAAGTGTCGGAACAGCCTCAGTGGAGTTATTTGAAGACTAAGAATGTATTTGTCTATGTGTACGTGGCTCAGCAACTCAACCCCAACGTTAAGCTGAGTGTGAAGTCGTACGGCTTAGATCCTCATACCAATCCTCTTCTGGCCTATTTAGAGTCTAGGTTGCTCCAGAAAGAGGGCGACATGGATGAGTTGATCGATATGCTTTTGGACGTTCGCGCTATTCCCGGCGTTCATGATTTTCCTTACTTGGTATACACGCTGGGACGGGCGAAATTAACTCGAGGAGATGAGGATGCCAATCTTCACTTACTCTCGTATTTGCAGATGAATAAAGGCGTCAATTACAACAAGTCGACTTTGCGCTTTTTGAGTTGGTATTATCGATTGAGAGGACAGAATGCTCGAATGGAGCTGTACCGTTCTAGGGTTTTGGAAGAGGGTACCGCATCTGTAGGAGCTGATCTTGAAGCACTTCGTGAATGTGAAGTTGAACCCATTGCCTTGGAGCTCTTAAAAGCCCGTTTAGCCTTTGATTCAGGTCAGCATCAAAAGGTTTTGAGGATGCTGAAAGGAAAGGAGTCTCAAATTTGCCGTACCCAGAACGATCACATGGAATTCCATTATCGACTCGGTAGATCGTACGAGCAACTGGAAGACGTTAAGAATGCCATCACCTCATTAACTAACGCTATCAAGTATACGATAGAGCCGATAACGGTTAACAGAGTGTACTCAGAGTTGCATCTGGCCTTGCTTTATGAGCAGACCAAAGAATTCGTCAAAGCGCGCGAGCACTACGAAAACGTCCTAGAATTTGACGATTATCCTTGGTATGAAGGGACTCAGCAAAAGGCCAAAGCCGGACTGGAACGTTTGGACTGA
- a CDS encoding zinc ribbon domain-containing protein yields MAKTKELTVEDKLRALYDLQIIDRRIDEIRNLRGELPLEVEDLEDEIAGLETRVEKTSAEVKELEDEIKDRKITIKNATEKIKKYEEQQKNVRNNREFDAISKEIEFQELEIQLSNKRIKEFEAKIANKKEIKSGTDAKLAERKNHLEFKKGELDSIMNETQKEEEVLLQKSEEYGKQIEERLYTAYRRIREKTLNGLAVVSIERGASAGSFFVIPPQRQLEIAQRKKIITDEHSGRILVDPELAREEEERMGKMIEDILAKAK; encoded by the coding sequence ATGGCAAAGACGAAAGAATTGACGGTCGAAGACAAGCTTCGCGCTTTGTACGATCTTCAGATTATCGATCGCAGAATTGACGAGATCCGCAACCTTCGCGGTGAATTGCCATTGGAAGTTGAAGATCTTGAAGACGAAATTGCTGGTCTTGAGACTCGTGTTGAGAAAACTTCTGCAGAAGTAAAGGAACTCGAAGACGAAATCAAGGATCGCAAGATCACGATCAAGAACGCCACGGAAAAAATCAAGAAGTACGAGGAGCAGCAAAAGAATGTTCGCAACAACCGCGAGTTCGATGCTATCTCTAAGGAAATTGAATTCCAAGAATTGGAAATTCAACTTTCTAATAAGCGAATCAAGGAATTTGAAGCCAAGATCGCTAACAAGAAGGAAATCAAGTCGGGCACTGATGCTAAACTCGCTGAGCGCAAGAATCACCTTGAGTTCAAGAAAGGTGAGTTGGACAGTATCATGAACGAAACTCAGAAAGAGGAAGAGGTTCTTCTTCAGAAATCAGAAGAGTACGGAAAGCAAATTGAAGAGCGTCTTTACACAGCTTATCGTCGCATCCGTGAGAAGACTTTGAACGGTCTTGCGGTTGTTTCTATTGAGCGTGGCGCTTCTGCCGGCTCATTCTTCGTGATTCCACCACAACGTCAGCTTGAAATTGCACAGCGCAAGAAGATCATCACCGATGAGCACAGCGGACGTATTCTCGTTGACCCAGAATTGGCTCGTGAAGAAGAAGAGCGCATGGGGAAAATGATTGAAGATATCTTGGCGAAGGCTAAGTAA